From Triticum aestivum cultivar Chinese Spring chromosome 4A, IWGSC CS RefSeq v2.1, whole genome shotgun sequence, a single genomic window includes:
- the LOC123086595 gene encoding uncharacterized protein isoform X2: MVSFYIPNSQDEGPATSSVMLKFELLFVPTLGNRIETEDSNDQYLIPVHEFRIPHRALLGLHTYCPVHFDTFHPVLVDLTIHIVYLKAGVTKSSLKAFKQGSVSKLYDILKALLSSRELLLEEVKRISNGIGTTLEDLDGADLTLGKYESVHPTKSSFPNYTNGLPVTPKCIGQQFGILQDLLERSDDAVQSTNDAMLYTLSKEELLELFETVSDQLSLVWSGFLKFHRTNKLKILDYLHDIWDVDRKSEWSIWIVHSKIEIPHRYMHGMGDSSSPRHSLRRVSSSKKLHHDPVQNASSRAELHRKSIAQMKINARSVQDMHIYANPSRVPVVLIEQHVMVVPQHGCNKDLLANAPDLYNTSVPPNLQGDSFAGSPSGGKNAGHVLRAVIFVHGFQGHHLDLCLIRNQWLLRDPGAECLLSETNEDRTYGDFKEMGRRLANEVVSFLKNKLDKYSRHGGCRELRLSFVGHSIGNVIIRSALSEPKLQPFLKNLHTYMSISGPHLGYWYSSNSLFNSGLWLMKRLKGLQCMHQLTFTDEQDPQNTFFYKLCKLKTLENFKNIILVSSPQDGYVPYHSARIDLCPASSSDSSKKGQVFTEMLNNCLDQIRAPTSETRVFMRCDVNFDQSTQRRDLNSFVGRAAHVEFLENDMYARFIMWSFPELFL, translated from the exons GAAGTTTGAGCTCCTATTTGTTCCAACATTGGGGAATAG GATTGAAACTGAAGATTCAAATGACCAGTATTTGATCCCTGTTCATGAATTTAGGATCCCACATAGGGCACTCCTGGGTTTACACACATATTGTCCTGTCCATTTTGACACTTTCCACCCTGTGCTTGTTGATCTGACCATACATATAGTGTACCTGAAAGCTGGCGTGACTAAATCGTCACTGAAG GCATTCAAGCAAGGTTCAGTCTCAAAGTTATATGATATTCTGAAGGCATTATTATCTTCTAGAGAACTGTTGCTTGAGGAAGTAAAGAGGATCAGTAATGGTATTGGTACAACTCTTGAAGATTTGGATGGCGCTGATTTAACACTTGGTAAATACGAGTCAGTTCACCCAACAAAGTCAAGTTTTCCTAATTATACTAATGGGCTCCCTGTAACCCCAAAGTGCATTGGCCAGCAGTTTGGCATTTTACAAGATCTTCTAGAG AGATCTGATGATGCGGTTCAAAGCACTAATGATGCTATGCTGTACACTCTTTCCAAGGAAGAATTGTTAGAATTATTTGAAACAGTGAGCGACCAACTTTCACTTGTATGGAGTGGATTCCTGAAGTTTCATAG GACAAATAAATTAAAGATACTGGATTACTTGCATGATATTTGGGATGTTGATCGGAAATCAGAATGGTCAATATGGATTGTTCATTCAAAAATTGAGATTCCACATCGTTACATGCACGGTATGGGTGACAGTTCGTCTCCTCGCCATTCACTCCGGAGGGTTTCCAGCTCAAAGAAGTTGCATCATGAT CCTGTACAGAATGCTTCTTCACGAGCTGAACTCCACAGAAAAAGTATTGCGCAAATGAAG ATTAACGCACGGTCTGTTCAAGATATGCATATCTATGCTAATCCTTCACGTGTTCCTGTTGTTCTTATAGAACAACATGTCATGGTCGTTCCACAACATGGTTGTAACAAGGATTTGTTGGCAAATGCTCCAGATCTGTATAATACTTCTGTACCACCTAACCTACAAGGAGATTCTTTTGCGGGGAGTCCTAGCGGTGGTAAAAACGCTGGACATGTCTTACGAGCTGTCATTTTTGTGCATGGATTTCAG GGGCATCATCTGGATCTTTGTCTCATTAGAAACCAATGGCTTTTGCGTGATCCTGGAGCTGAGTGTCTATTGTCCGAGACAAACGAAGATAGAACATATGGAGATTTTAAAGAAATGGGTAGAAGGCTTGCTAATGAAGTAGTCTCATTCCTAAAGAACAAATTGGATAAGTATTCAAGGCATGGAGGCTGCAGAGAATTGAGGCTTAGTTTTGTCGGACACTCCATTGGGAACGTCATCATCAGAAGCGCACTATCAG AACCCAAGTTGCAGCCGTTTTTGAAAAACCTCCACACATACATGTCGATATCAGGGCCTCATTTAGGTTACTGGTACAGCTCAAATTCGTTGTTCAACTCTGGCCTCTGGCTTATGAAGAGACTCAAGGGACTGCAATGCATGCATCAGCTCACTTTCACCGATGAGCAAGACCCCCAGAATACATTTTTTTACAAGCTCTGCAAG CTCAAGACACTGGAGAACTTCAAAAACATCATTTTGGTGTCTTCACCGCAG GATGGTTACGTCCCATACCATTCAGCAAGAATCGACCTCTGCCCGGCCTCGTCGTCAGATAGCTCGAAGAAGGGGCAGGTGTTCACGGAGATGCTCAACAATTGCCTGGACCAGATCCGTGCACCCACCTCCGAGACGCGGGTGTTCATGCGCTGCGACGTGAACTTCGACCAGTCCACACAACGACGGGACCTCAACTCCTTTGTCGGTAGGGCTGCACACGTCGAGTTCCTGGAGAATGACATGTATGCCAGGTTCATCATGTGGTCCTTCCCGGAATTGTTCCTGTGA